One Prosthecobacter debontii genomic window carries:
- a CDS encoding bifunctional riboflavin kinase/FAD synthetase, which yields MRSISELSRLRGPVSLAIGVFDGVHLGHQEVIRAALEHARQHQGQAVVMSFDPHPLSVLRPEATPKRLCGERQRSRVLKQMGVSGTLLCPFTKETAATSAEEFVDSLVQSCRPLGCISVGYTWSFGKNRSGNIHALMDLGQRHDFAVYGVPPIRVGGEVVSSTLIRDAVMAGHLERAAQMLGRPYSLLGEVVEGKKLARQLGFPTANLKLEAEVLPPYGVYATETLVAGVWLPGIANLGVRPTVEAGGSAPALEVHLFDWSGDLYGQDLEVRLSAFLRPEQKFISVDELRLQIERDIAQARSRLTL from the coding sequence ATGCGCTCCATCTCTGAACTTTCCCGATTGCGGGGCCCTGTGTCTTTAGCCATCGGCGTGTTTGACGGAGTGCATTTAGGACACCAAGAAGTGATCCGGGCAGCACTCGAGCATGCTCGGCAACATCAGGGGCAGGCCGTAGTGATGAGCTTCGATCCCCACCCCCTCAGTGTCCTGCGACCGGAGGCAACGCCTAAGCGCTTGTGTGGGGAGCGGCAGCGCTCTCGTGTGCTTAAACAAATGGGTGTGTCAGGCACGCTGTTATGCCCGTTCACGAAAGAAACGGCAGCCACTTCAGCTGAGGAATTTGTGGACTCATTGGTTCAGTCTTGCAGACCCTTGGGATGTATCTCAGTGGGATATACCTGGAGTTTTGGGAAGAACCGAAGTGGCAACATTCACGCCCTGATGGATCTCGGCCAAAGGCATGATTTCGCTGTTTATGGAGTGCCACCCATCCGAGTCGGTGGAGAAGTGGTCAGTAGCACTCTAATCCGCGACGCGGTCATGGCTGGTCATTTGGAGCGTGCGGCGCAAATGCTTGGCAGACCTTACTCTTTGTTAGGGGAAGTGGTGGAGGGGAAAAAGCTGGCGAGGCAGTTGGGTTTTCCCACGGCAAATCTAAAGTTGGAAGCCGAAGTTTTACCTCCCTATGGTGTGTATGCGACGGAAACGCTGGTGGCAGGGGTGTGGCTGCCTGGGATTGCCAATTTGGGGGTTAGGCCCACGGTGGAGGCGGGCGGTTCTGCCCCAGCCCTGGAGGTGCACCTCTTCGATTGGAGCGGCGACCTATACGGCCAGGATTTGGAAGTGCGTTTGAGTGCGTTTTTACGTCCAGAGCAAAAGTTCATCAGCGTGGATGAACTACGATTGCAGATCGAAAGGGACATCGCGCAGGCACGCTCACGGCTGACCCTGTGA
- a CDS encoding ABC transporter permease, translated as MRIFWVLLKKELRSFFVSPMAYIVLALIMVLNGFCLRAALSLLESAPSEGSIVTWTFDAIWFWLSYFFVFPLLTMRLFAEEKKMGTFETLFTAPIRAWQVVGAKYVASVTIYCILWVPSYFNFELLGWISAGQVEMPPGALKGSYLILFVMGLFNLAMGCLASALTSNQIIAAVMSFTASLLHFLMGLFISVIGRRVSETFVDITNYFATREHIRTFTNGLIDTRPLVYYTSLALLFLALTHQVVEFRRWRS; from the coding sequence ATGAGAATTTTCTGGGTCCTGCTGAAAAAAGAACTGCGCTCGTTTTTCGTGTCGCCGATGGCCTACATCGTCTTGGCGCTCATCATGGTGCTGAATGGTTTTTGCCTGCGCGCTGCGCTATCCCTGCTGGAAAGTGCGCCTAGCGAGGGTTCGATCGTTACTTGGACCTTCGATGCCATCTGGTTCTGGCTCTCCTATTTCTTCGTTTTCCCACTCCTCACGATGCGCCTCTTTGCGGAGGAAAAGAAGATGGGAACCTTCGAAACGCTGTTCACTGCACCCATTCGTGCCTGGCAGGTGGTCGGAGCTAAATACGTGGCCTCGGTCACGATCTACTGCATCCTTTGGGTGCCGAGTTACTTCAACTTTGAATTGCTGGGCTGGATCAGTGCCGGGCAGGTGGAGATGCCCCCGGGAGCCCTGAAGGGAAGTTACCTGATCTTGTTCGTCATGGGCTTGTTCAATCTGGCGATGGGCTGTCTAGCCTCCGCTTTGACATCCAATCAGATCATTGCAGCGGTCATGTCTTTCACCGCCAGTTTGCTGCACTTTTTGATGGGACTCTTCATCAGTGTCATCGGCCGTCGTGTGTCTGAGACCTTTGTGGATATCACCAACTATTTTGCCACCCGTGAACACATCCGCACGTTCACCAATGGTCTGATCGATACGAGACCGCTGGTTTATTATACCAGTTTGGCCCTTTTGTTCTTGGCGCTGACTCACCAGGTGGTGGAATTCCGCCGTTGGCGTTCATAA
- a CDS encoding ABC transporter ATP-binding protein: MISVQDLTKQYAGRLAVNHISFEVQPGEIVGFLGPNGAGKSTTMRVLSGYMPPSSGSVKINGYDVFRDSLEVRRSVGYMPETAPLYTDMKVKEYLRFRGELKGLKGRDMRRRVGEVMDMCSVTDVRRRLIGNLSKGYRQRVALADALLHQPPLLILDEPTAGLDPVQIRQVRELLAGLRPKHTILLSTHILQEVEQICDRVIMIHHGKLLANDTPVNLMQKLRALHQVQVEVQGKGQILTDFESIPAVRKISEEPKDGEWSRFTLRVEPGHDVRETVMNLATTKGWKIRELHRQLPTLEDVFVELAASEPIKS; this comes from the coding sequence ATGATTTCCGTTCAAGACCTCACCAAGCAGTATGCAGGGCGCCTGGCGGTGAATCATATCTCCTTTGAGGTGCAGCCAGGGGAGATCGTCGGCTTTCTGGGGCCCAACGGCGCGGGTAAATCCACGACCATGAGGGTTCTATCAGGGTATATGCCCCCTTCTTCGGGGAGTGTGAAGATCAATGGTTACGATGTGTTTCGTGATTCCTTGGAGGTTCGGCGCTCAGTCGGCTACATGCCCGAGACGGCACCGCTTTACACCGATATGAAGGTGAAGGAATACCTTCGATTTCGAGGCGAGTTGAAAGGTTTGAAGGGGCGAGATATGCGCCGCCGGGTCGGGGAGGTCATGGATATGTGCTCCGTGACGGATGTGCGCCGTCGTTTGATTGGCAACCTTTCCAAGGGCTATCGGCAGCGTGTCGCGTTGGCGGATGCCTTGCTGCATCAGCCTCCTCTTTTGATCTTGGATGAGCCCACTGCGGGGCTGGACCCAGTGCAGATCCGGCAGGTGCGGGAATTGCTCGCTGGATTACGCCCCAAGCACACCATTTTGCTCTCCACCCACATCCTCCAGGAGGTGGAGCAGATTTGTGACCGGGTGATCATGATCCATCATGGCAAGCTTTTGGCCAATGATACGCCGGTGAACCTGATGCAAAAACTGCGTGCGCTGCACCAAGTCCAGGTGGAAGTGCAGGGGAAAGGCCAGATCTTGACGGACTTCGAGTCGATCCCTGCCGTGCGAAAGATTTCTGAAGAACCCAAGGACGGGGAGTGGAGCCGCTTTACCTTACGTGTGGAACCTGGCCATGACGTGCGCGAAACGGTGATGAATCTTGCCACCACCAAAGGCTGGAAAATCCGCGAGTTGCACCGCCAACTGCCAACGCTGGAAGATGTTTTTGTCGAACTTGCGGCCTCTGAACCCATCAAATCTTGA
- a CDS encoding phenylacetate--CoA ligase family protein: MKILSTTPAWDSAPREVWKDWQLHRLRTYLSQRVLPFSTHYRRLFKEHDLTVQDLRSLEDWAHVPFTSKSDLTVPRDQQREFVLMPEEAVLRREWSVIKNALLHGREAAKNAIEEEFRPVMLTSTTGRSSDPVPFLFTKHDLHNLDIAGRRLMECGRSQKDFRHINAFPFAPHLAFWQTHHAGLGFGTFMVSTGGGKSLGTEGNMNLIDRIQPDVLIGMPTFMYHLMREAVETGRHWPNLKRIVLGGEKVAEGLRARLIALAAELGSEHVYVISTYGFTEAKMAFPECPAETGSGFHISPDLAMIELVSPQNGLPVPDGHPGEIVFTPLDARGTVVLRYRTGDIAEGGLTWSRCPYCGRTCPRLLGPISRVSEVRELHLDKIKGTLVNFNILEHLLDDQKGVAAWQIELCKRHDDPHEVDELILHVAPERGTESNTLEQRIQRRFAEVTEIKPNAIHLHDLADMRERLGVGKLLKEVKLLDRRKQARASDAQLSSR, encoded by the coding sequence ATGAAAATTCTATCGACAACCCCTGCTTGGGACTCTGCGCCGCGTGAGGTCTGGAAGGACTGGCAACTCCATCGTCTCCGCACCTACCTCAGCCAGCGCGTGCTCCCTTTTAGCACCCACTACCGGCGACTGTTTAAGGAACATGATCTGACAGTTCAGGATCTTCGCAGCCTGGAAGACTGGGCTCATGTCCCCTTCACCAGCAAGAGCGACCTGACCGTGCCTAGGGATCAGCAGCGTGAGTTCGTGCTGATGCCCGAAGAAGCGGTTCTCCGCCGAGAATGGAGCGTCATAAAAAACGCACTACTGCATGGCCGTGAAGCCGCAAAGAACGCCATTGAAGAGGAGTTTCGTCCCGTCATGCTCACCAGCACGACTGGGCGTTCCTCGGACCCGGTGCCCTTCCTTTTCACCAAGCACGACCTTCATAACCTCGATATCGCCGGCCGCCGCTTGATGGAATGTGGGCGCTCTCAGAAGGATTTTCGCCACATCAACGCCTTCCCTTTTGCACCGCATCTCGCCTTCTGGCAAACCCACCACGCAGGGCTCGGTTTCGGCACCTTCATGGTCAGCACCGGTGGAGGTAAGAGCCTAGGCACCGAAGGCAATATGAATCTGATCGATCGGATCCAACCCGATGTGCTGATCGGCATGCCCACCTTCATGTATCATCTCATGCGTGAGGCTGTCGAAACGGGGAGGCATTGGCCTAACCTCAAACGCATCGTCCTCGGTGGCGAAAAAGTCGCCGAGGGCTTACGCGCTCGCCTAATCGCATTGGCCGCAGAGCTAGGCAGTGAACATGTCTATGTCATCAGCACCTACGGCTTTACCGAAGCGAAGATGGCCTTCCCCGAATGCCCTGCTGAGACGGGCAGTGGCTTCCATATCAGCCCTGATCTGGCGATGATTGAACTCGTTTCTCCGCAAAACGGCCTCCCCGTTCCTGACGGGCACCCGGGAGAGATCGTCTTCACTCCGCTGGACGCCCGTGGCACTGTGGTCCTACGCTACCGCACCGGGGACATTGCGGAAGGAGGCCTCACTTGGTCTCGCTGCCCCTACTGTGGTCGCACTTGCCCTCGCTTACTGGGTCCCATCAGTCGCGTGAGTGAAGTCCGTGAGCTGCATCTGGACAAGATCAAAGGCACCTTGGTGAATTTCAATATCTTGGAACATCTCCTGGATGATCAAAAAGGTGTCGCAGCCTGGCAGATCGAGCTCTGCAAACGCCATGACGATCCTCATGAAGTCGATGAGCTTATCCTGCACGTCGCACCTGAGCGAGGCACTGAATCAAATACGCTAGAGCAGCGCATCCAACGCCGCTTTGCCGAGGTCACCGAAATCAAACCCAATGCCATTCACCTGCATGACCTTGCGGACATGCGTGAGCGCCTCGGAGTCGGCAAGCTGCTCAAAGAAGTGAAGCTGCTCGACCGCCGCAAACAGGCGCGCGCTTCCGATGCTCAACTCTCTTCTCGGTAG
- a CDS encoding 3-hydroxyacyl-CoA dehydrogenase NAD-binding domain-containing protein produces the protein MKTHLLENIVADKDSFIPNPPTPANRVHSLNHFKVERDHEDIAWITFDMQGSAANVWNENTLREFALCLEALSREGAAKALVIQSAKDKIFIAGADLKAVRNAPVRRVETLIQLGQKVFNRLAAMPMPKLALIHGACLGGGLELALACDARLASDSEQTRLGLPETQIGLIPAWGGSTRLPQLLGLPTGLELIVTGKLLKPSSAKRLGLVDQVVPREHLEKAARKMITEGLPKRDVPLNHAFWKLPGIRNALAHRVRNQVLEKTRGLYQAPLRAIEVATAASAAPLEKAMDLERHAILDLALTPQTEHLIDLFFRKEEASKKPYPRGVAMPIHEVAVIGAGVMGSGIAHWAASRGNHVLMQDIHPLALAKGLGRIQDLLKDGIKRRALTRRDMQDTLDRLTMEHTSVPLARYHLVIEAATEDMELKKKIFTGLAERSGPDAILATNTSALSIAELAATVPHPERVIGLHFFNPVHRMPLVEVIVTDQTSDDVTATAVAFVQRLGKTPIVVKDSPGFVVNRILMPYLMEAVRLHETGVAAEVIDEAMLEFGMPMGPMRLLDEIGLDVADHVANTLCAAYPDRLTGSSLLKRLVTEGKLGKKTGQGFYSYKDGGRNRKTVIHHDDAMIEHVQHRLALLLSNEAARCAYEGLTRQPSEIDLAMILGTGYPPFRGGPLAWLNDFGTDNAAVELRMLNVSTPEPNAFEPAAFPKT, from the coding sequence ATGAAAACTCATCTGCTGGAAAACATCGTGGCGGATAAGGATTCCTTTATCCCCAATCCGCCCACACCGGCCAACCGAGTGCATTCACTGAACCACTTCAAGGTGGAAAGAGACCACGAGGACATCGCCTGGATCACCTTTGACATGCAAGGCAGCGCCGCCAATGTCTGGAACGAAAACACCCTTCGAGAATTCGCTCTCTGCCTGGAAGCCCTCAGTCGAGAGGGAGCGGCCAAAGCACTGGTCATCCAGAGTGCCAAAGATAAAATCTTCATCGCCGGTGCAGACCTCAAAGCCGTGCGCAATGCCCCGGTGCGTCGAGTGGAAACGCTCATTCAGTTAGGCCAAAAGGTATTCAACCGCCTCGCCGCCATGCCGATGCCGAAGCTCGCTCTCATCCACGGGGCGTGCCTTGGCGGTGGTTTGGAATTGGCCTTGGCGTGTGATGCTCGCTTGGCTAGCGACAGTGAGCAGACTCGTTTAGGATTGCCTGAGACCCAGATCGGCCTCATCCCCGCCTGGGGTGGCTCCACTCGTTTGCCACAACTGTTGGGACTTCCCACCGGTCTCGAACTCATCGTCACCGGAAAGCTGCTGAAACCATCCTCAGCCAAACGGCTAGGCCTGGTCGATCAGGTGGTGCCGCGCGAACACCTGGAAAAAGCCGCGCGCAAAATGATCACTGAAGGTCTGCCGAAGCGTGATGTCCCACTCAATCACGCATTCTGGAAACTGCCGGGGATTCGCAACGCTCTGGCGCATCGTGTGCGCAATCAGGTCTTGGAAAAAACCCGAGGTCTGTATCAGGCCCCTTTGCGTGCCATCGAAGTAGCCACAGCGGCCTCCGCAGCTCCCTTGGAAAAGGCCATGGATCTGGAACGCCACGCGATTTTGGATCTGGCTCTTACCCCTCAGACCGAGCACTTGATCGATCTCTTCTTCCGCAAAGAAGAAGCCTCCAAGAAACCCTACCCACGCGGGGTGGCCATGCCCATTCATGAAGTGGCTGTCATCGGTGCAGGGGTCATGGGTTCAGGCATTGCCCACTGGGCGGCTAGCCGGGGTAACCACGTCTTGATGCAAGACATCCATCCGTTGGCCTTAGCCAAAGGGCTGGGTCGCATTCAAGATCTATTGAAGGACGGGATCAAACGTCGCGCCCTCACCCGGCGCGATATGCAGGACACTCTGGATCGTCTCACGATGGAACATACCTCGGTGCCATTGGCTCGCTACCACTTGGTGATCGAAGCCGCGACGGAAGACATGGAATTGAAGAAAAAAATCTTTACCGGCTTAGCTGAGCGAAGCGGCCCGGATGCTATCCTGGCGACCAATACTTCGGCGCTTTCCATCGCCGAATTGGCCGCGACGGTTCCCCATCCCGAACGCGTCATCGGTCTGCATTTCTTTAATCCCGTGCACCGCATGCCTCTTGTGGAGGTCATCGTGACCGACCAGACCTCGGACGACGTCACCGCCACCGCTGTTGCCTTTGTCCAGCGTCTGGGGAAAACGCCCATCGTTGTTAAAGACAGCCCTGGGTTTGTGGTCAATCGCATCCTCATGCCCTACCTCATGGAGGCCGTTCGTCTTCACGAAACGGGTGTTGCCGCCGAAGTCATCGATGAAGCCATGCTGGAGTTTGGCATGCCGATGGGCCCGATGCGTCTGCTGGATGAAATTGGCTTGGACGTGGCCGATCATGTCGCCAACACCTTGTGCGCGGCTTATCCGGATCGTTTGACAGGTTCCAGCCTATTGAAGCGCCTCGTGACAGAAGGCAAGCTGGGCAAAAAAACCGGTCAGGGATTTTACAGCTATAAAGACGGTGGCCGAAATCGGAAAACCGTCATCCATCATGACGACGCCATGATCGAGCATGTGCAGCATCGGCTCGCCTTGTTGCTGAGCAACGAAGCTGCCCGCTGCGCCTATGAAGGTCTGACTCGGCAACCATCTGAGATCGACTTGGCCATGATCTTGGGCACAGGCTATCCGCCTTTCCGAGGCGGGCCCTTAGCTTGGCTGAATGACTTCGGGACGGACAATGCTGCCGTCGAACTCCGGATGCTCAATGTCAGCACCCCCGAACCGAACGCGTTCGAGCCTGCGGCCTTCCCCAAAACCTAA
- a CDS encoding endonuclease/exonuclease/phosphatase family protein, whose translation MVSHNHLITRRGLIPAVFFCLALLGQASSWSHESVVFCSYNLKNWLLMQRSFDDKEAPPTSKPEKEKRKVIEFLKTIRPDILGVCEIGKLEDLQDVQTRLRQQGIDLPYLEHNMGGDPTRSLGLLSRFPITARDSQVKLEYHIGEDIFLMQRGILDATVTLSPQLQIRFLGVHLKSKRAIPEADEALMRRNEAHLLRRHLDSVFHKNPQEKIVCYGDFNEHRNEPAISEIIGSRSSPSYMIDLHLKDEHGLVWTHFWDDADVYGRLDYLFVSRALRPLVETKGTYIFSSAEFDQASDHRPIVMTLKPRPPVASQGQP comes from the coding sequence ATGGTTTCCCATAACCATCTGATCACGCGGCGGGGTTTAATCCCCGCCGTTTTCTTTTGTCTGGCTCTCCTCGGCCAGGCTTCATCGTGGAGCCACGAGTCCGTCGTCTTTTGCTCCTACAATCTCAAGAACTGGCTGCTCATGCAGCGTTCTTTTGACGATAAGGAGGCACCACCGACCTCAAAACCTGAAAAGGAAAAGCGCAAGGTCATTGAGTTTCTCAAAACCATCCGGCCAGACATCCTCGGCGTCTGTGAGATCGGCAAACTGGAGGATTTGCAGGATGTCCAGACCCGTCTCCGTCAGCAAGGCATCGACCTCCCCTATCTGGAGCATAATATGGGTGGTGACCCCACCCGCAGCCTGGGCTTGCTTTCTCGTTTTCCAATCACCGCACGGGACTCGCAGGTTAAACTCGAATACCACATCGGCGAAGACATCTTCCTCATGCAACGTGGCATCTTGGATGCCACCGTCACGCTCTCCCCGCAGTTGCAGATTCGTTTCCTTGGCGTTCATTTGAAATCCAAGCGGGCGATCCCTGAGGCCGATGAAGCCCTGATGCGCCGTAACGAAGCCCATCTTCTGCGCCGCCATCTCGATAGCGTCTTCCATAAGAACCCTCAGGAAAAAATCGTCTGCTACGGTGATTTCAATGAACATCGTAACGAGCCTGCCATCAGCGAGATCATCGGCTCACGATCGAGTCCGAGCTACATGATCGATCTCCATCTCAAGGATGAGCATGGGCTGGTCTGGACTCATTTCTGGGATGATGCAGATGTCTATGGACGCCTGGATTATCTCTTTGTCAGCCGAGCCTTGCGTCCTCTCGTCGAAACGAAAGGCACTTACATCTTCTCCTCCGCCGAATTCGACCAAGCGAGCGATCATCGTCCGATCGTTATGACCTTGAAGCCTCGCCCGCCTGTGGCTTCACAGGGTCAGCCGTGA
- a CDS encoding patatin-like phospholipase family protein — MNPNLNPSPPGWMRNAEDLGGGGGCPLPPLSGPRVGLALSGGGARGLAHIGVLQVLEENDIPIAAIAGTSMGAYVGALYAAGFKSEDLQSLAQEIKDRRTLLRLLDPVFPPSSGLIRGNKIRRHLERSLGNRTFDDLNIPLLIVATDLDTLSPYVFDSGPLGAAVQASAAIPGICAPVHLNGRRFTDGGAAEPLPASLLQGRFALDSIIAVNVLPTTQDILHCRDAAFGAPPESNSFWKHPLRALLKPINLLAYGNVMDTFRRGLMAAQLGLAEKECRRADVVIHPFFCESTWFDFENFDRYITAGRRAAEEALPRIRALLDKVNSNQNPDHENSIDNPCLGLCAA, encoded by the coding sequence ATGAATCCCAACCTCAATCCATCTCCCCCCGGGTGGATGCGAAACGCAGAGGATCTGGGAGGTGGAGGCGGCTGCCCGCTCCCTCCACTCTCTGGACCTCGTGTCGGGTTAGCTCTCTCTGGTGGAGGTGCCCGCGGACTCGCACACATCGGCGTCCTCCAGGTTTTGGAGGAAAACGACATCCCCATCGCTGCGATCGCGGGAACCAGCATGGGGGCCTATGTCGGCGCGCTTTATGCCGCCGGATTCAAAAGTGAAGATCTGCAATCTTTGGCCCAAGAAATCAAAGATCGTCGCACTTTACTCCGCCTCCTGGACCCTGTTTTTCCTCCCAGCAGCGGCTTGATCCGTGGCAATAAAATCCGCCGTCACCTGGAACGCTCCTTGGGCAATCGAACTTTTGATGATTTAAACATCCCGCTTCTGATCGTGGCTACGGATTTAGACACGCTCTCGCCGTATGTTTTCGATAGCGGTCCTCTGGGTGCAGCCGTGCAGGCCAGCGCCGCCATCCCCGGGATCTGCGCCCCCGTGCATTTGAATGGCAGGCGTTTCACCGATGGAGGTGCGGCGGAACCTTTGCCTGCCAGTTTACTTCAGGGCCGATTCGCCTTGGATTCGATCATTGCCGTGAATGTCCTGCCCACCACGCAAGACATTCTCCACTGTCGTGATGCGGCCTTCGGAGCACCGCCTGAGTCCAATAGTTTTTGGAAACATCCCCTTCGCGCCTTGCTCAAGCCCATCAACCTTCTCGCTTACGGCAATGTCATGGACACCTTCCGCCGTGGCCTCATGGCCGCACAGCTAGGACTTGCGGAAAAGGAATGCCGCCGGGCGGATGTGGTCATCCATCCCTTTTTTTGTGAAAGCACTTGGTTCGATTTTGAGAACTTCGACCGCTACATCACCGCAGGGCGGCGAGCAGCAGAAGAAGCTCTTCCTCGAATCCGGGCCCTTTTGGACAAGGTCAATTCTAACCAAAACCCCGACCATGAAAATTCTATCGACAACCCCTGCTTGGGACTCTGCGCCGCGTGA
- a CDS encoding Sec-independent protein translocase subunit TatA/TatB, which yields MNTPVILAGLGPLGTPELIIIAILVLVLFGAKKLPTFARSLGKSMGEFKKARDEFERELTTAQDEAQRPTIPAPVEKRQPVNSSQDV from the coding sequence ATGAACACACCTGTCATCCTAGCCGGTCTTGGTCCTCTCGGCACCCCTGAGTTGATCATCATCGCCATCCTCGTCCTCGTCCTTTTCGGGGCGAAGAAGCTTCCGACTTTTGCCCGCAGCCTCGGCAAGAGCATGGGAGAATTCAAGAAAGCTCGTGATGAGTTCGAGCGCGAACTGACTACCGCTCAAGACGAAGCCCAGCGCCCAACCATCCCAGCGCCAGTGGAAAAACGCCAGCCTGTCAATTCCTCTCAAGACGTCTGA
- a CDS encoding thiolase family protein — MKPLYIISAIRTPFTRAGSSLAGLDAVDLGRASITALLAKTGLEPHTVDETIFGCVGQPAQAQNIARVISLRAGLPESKPAMTVHRNCASGLEALTTAHAKMSAGQGDIFIVGGTESMSNMPLYFSRSAAEKFGLLGKAKSFGQKIGAMTTFRPSDFAPVIGLKLGLTDPVVDMNMGETAELLAREFKISREMQDAFALRSHQRALSAASALRGEVSPLYVMGCSVQPVLEDNGVRSDTTLDKLARLKPMFDRHQGTVTAGNSSQITDGAVALLVASEEAVSRHGWQPLGRLVDYAYTGCDPRRMGLGPVRAIDAVLHRSHLHLPDMDLVEINEAFAAQVLAVLQSLKDPACARRAGLEAPLGEIPEERLNPRGGAIALGHPVGATGARLVLTALDQLRENQGRRALVSLCIGGGQGGAAILERV, encoded by the coding sequence ATGAAACCTCTTTACATCATCTCAGCGATCCGCACTCCCTTCACCCGCGCGGGCAGCAGCCTCGCCGGCCTGGATGCTGTGGATCTCGGGCGCGCCTCCATCACCGCCCTTCTTGCTAAGACAGGCTTGGAGCCCCATACCGTCGATGAAACCATCTTTGGTTGCGTTGGCCAGCCTGCCCAGGCGCAAAACATCGCCCGTGTTATCTCCCTGCGCGCCGGTTTGCCGGAAAGCAAACCTGCCATGACCGTGCATCGTAACTGCGCCTCTGGTCTGGAAGCCCTGACCACAGCGCACGCGAAAATGAGCGCTGGCCAGGGGGATATCTTTATTGTCGGCGGCACCGAAAGCATGTCCAACATGCCGCTCTATTTCTCACGCAGCGCTGCGGAGAAGTTCGGCCTGCTAGGTAAAGCCAAAAGCTTTGGCCAGAAGATCGGCGCCATGACGACTTTTCGTCCCTCCGACTTTGCCCCTGTTATCGGACTGAAGCTCGGCCTCACTGATCCCGTGGTTGATATGAACATGGGAGAAACCGCCGAGCTCCTAGCCCGCGAGTTTAAAATCAGTCGGGAGATGCAAGATGCCTTTGCCCTGCGCAGTCATCAGCGGGCACTCTCTGCGGCCTCCGCTTTACGCGGAGAAGTCAGCCCCCTCTATGTCATGGGCTGCTCGGTGCAGCCAGTTTTAGAAGACAACGGCGTGCGAAGCGACACCACCCTGGATAAGCTGGCCCGTCTCAAGCCCATGTTTGATCGCCATCAGGGCACCGTCACCGCAGGGAACTCCAGCCAGATCACGGATGGTGCCGTTGCTCTGCTAGTCGCCAGTGAAGAGGCTGTCTCTAGACATGGTTGGCAACCCTTGGGGCGTCTGGTGGACTATGCCTACACCGGCTGTGATCCCCGTCGCATGGGTTTGGGCCCTGTGCGTGCGATTGATGCCGTCCTTCACCGCAGCCACCTGCATCTCCCAGATATGGATTTGGTGGAGATCAATGAAGCCTTTGCCGCCCAAGTGCTCGCCGTTTTGCAGTCCCTCAAAGATCCCGCCTGCGCACGCCGTGCGGGCTTAGAAGCCCCCTTGGGTGAAATCCCCGAGGAGCGTCTGAACCCACGAGGTGGTGCCATCGCCCTCGGTCATCCCGTCGGCGCCACGGGAGCCCGACTCGTGTTAACAGCCCTCGACCAACTGCGTGAAAACCAGGGTCGTCGGGCACTCGTCAGCCTGTGCATTGGCGGCGGTCAGGGTGGAGCAGCCATCCTGGAAAGAGTCTGA